Proteins encoded together in one bacterium window:
- a CDS encoding aminotransferase class I/II-fold pyridoxal phosphate-dependent enzyme, producing MRRTTSTRVDLFTESVIREMTRLADLHGAINMAQGFPDSDPPSELVEAAVAALRGEWNQYSVTWGSPRLRRAIADKVAWSNGLEVDPERHITVTCGATEAMMATLLAVLDPGDEVVLFEPFYENYGPDALITGARLRHVRLDLSDPAMPFDPAELRAAFGSKTRAIIVNTPHNPTGKVFTLSELEQIAALCLEWDVLAITDEVYEHILYDGTAHISLATLPGMAERTVTVNSMSKTYSVTGWRVGWALARNAAIADGIRRAHDFLTVGAPAPLQEALVTALHFPRDYYAGLGAFYQAKRDAMLEILAGAGFRCVVPRGAYYVMSDFSGLSTADDVAFARRMASQVGVAVVPGSSFHSDPSARTLYVRFAFPKRPETLEEVRRRLGALASRDLG from the coding sequence ATGAGGCGCACGACCTCCACCCGTGTGGATCTCTTCACCGAGTCGGTGATCCGCGAGATGACGCGGCTCGCCGACCTGCACGGGGCCATCAACATGGCGCAGGGTTTTCCGGATTCCGACCCTCCCTCGGAGTTGGTGGAGGCCGCGGTGGCGGCGTTGCGGGGAGAATGGAACCAGTACTCTGTCACATGGGGCTCCCCGCGGCTGCGGCGCGCGATCGCCGACAAGGTGGCGTGGTCGAACGGTCTGGAAGTTGACCCAGAGCGCCACATCACGGTGACCTGTGGGGCCACCGAGGCGATGATGGCCACGCTGCTCGCCGTCTTGGACCCGGGTGACGAGGTTGTCCTATTCGAGCCCTTCTACGAGAACTACGGCCCGGACGCCTTGATCACCGGTGCGCGCCTGCGCCACGTCCGACTGGACCTCAGCGACCCGGCCATGCCGTTTGACCCCGCTGAGTTGCGCGCCGCATTCGGGTCGAAGACGCGGGCCATTATTGTCAACACGCCCCACAACCCCACCGGCAAGGTCTTCACCCTCTCCGAGTTGGAGCAGATCGCAGCCCTGTGCCTGGAATGGGACGTGCTGGCGATCACGGACGAGGTATACGAGCACATCCTCTATGATGGGACGGCGCACATCAGCTTGGCTACGCTGCCCGGGATGGCGGAGCGCACCGTTACGGTCAACAGCATGTCCAAAACCTACAGCGTGACCGGCTGGCGGGTGGGATGGGCACTTGCCCGCAACGCCGCAATCGCCGACGGCATCCGTCGCGCCCACGACTTCCTTACCGTAGGCGCGCCGGCGCCACTGCAGGAGGCGCTGGTGACCGCGCTGCACTTCCCGCGCGACTACTACGCGGGCCTCGGCGCGTTCTATCAGGCCAAGCGGGACGCCATGCTGGAGATCCTGGCCGGGGCCGGCTTCCGGTGCGTCGTGCCGCGCGGCGCGTACTACGTCATGTCCGACTTCAGCGGCCTCAGCACCGCCGATGACGTGGCGTTTGCCAGGCGCATGGCCTCCCAGGTTGGCGTGGCCGTGGTTCCGGGCAGCAGTTTCCACAGCGATCCCTCGGCCCGAACGCTGTACGTGCGCTTTGCGTTTCCCAAACGCCCCGAGACTCTGGAAGAGGTGCGCCGCCGTCTTGGCGCCCTTGCTTCGCGTGATCTTGGGTAG
- the dtd gene encoding D-aminoacyl-tRNA deacylase: MRAVVQRVAQAAVRVGEETVGSIGPGLMVLLAVAADDASPQAAALAEKVSHLRIFDDAAGKLNRSVMDEGGSVLVVSQFTLYGDAGRGRRPSFVRAAAPAHAEVLCEEFVARLRALGISVATGRFRAKMLVEIHNDGPVTLILDADG; this comes from the coding sequence GTGAGAGCGGTTGTTCAACGGGTGGCGCAGGCGGCCGTGCGCGTCGGCGAGGAGACGGTCGGCTCGATCGGCCCGGGGCTGATGGTTCTCCTGGCCGTGGCGGCGGACGACGCCTCCCCGCAGGCCGCGGCGCTGGCCGAGAAGGTGTCCCACCTGCGCATCTTTGACGACGCCGCCGGGAAGCTCAACCGGTCCGTGATGGACGAGGGTGGCTCGGTCCTGGTTGTTTCGCAGTTCACCCTCTACGGCGATGCCGGCCGGGGACGCCGCCCATCCTTCGTTCGGGCCGCGGCGCCGGCCCACGCCGAGGTGTTGTGCGAGGAGTTCGTCGCGCGGCTGCGCGCGCTGGGCATCTCTGTCGCCACGGGCCGGTTTCGGGCCAAGATGCTCGTGGAGATCCATAACGACGGCCCGGTGACGCTCATCCTGGACGCAGATGGCTGA
- a CDS encoding histidine phosphatase family protein: MADAPRLMLVRHGHHDWLVPPISRFAGRLPGVHLNASGRVEVEALACYLEGSLPDRIVSSPLDRTMETAAIIGERVGRPVSTDDRLLEAGLGPWEGLPVAEVIACHPTEWQTWRTVPSQMAVPGIEPVDAIADRMAECAREWVEQGGTTLLVSHQDPILALVCRLLELPLDTMRRMDISPASLTVFEFVDGIPVMLVQNAVAPVRPVRPGRQ; this comes from the coding sequence ATGGCTGACGCGCCCCGCCTGATGCTGGTCCGCCACGGACACCACGATTGGCTGGTGCCGCCCATCAGCCGCTTTGCCGGGCGGCTCCCTGGGGTGCACCTGAACGCATCCGGTCGCGTTGAGGTCGAGGCCCTCGCGTGCTACCTGGAGGGATCCCTGCCGGACCGGATCGTGTCCAGCCCACTGGACCGCACGATGGAGACCGCGGCCATCATCGGCGAACGCGTGGGCCGACCCGTCTCCACGGACGATCGCCTCCTCGAAGCCGGGCTCGGGCCGTGGGAGGGCCTGCCGGTCGCCGAGGTGATCGCCTGCCATCCCACCGAGTGGCAGACCTGGCGGACCGTGCCGTCGCAGATGGCAGTTCCGGGCATCGAGCCGGTGGACGCGATCGCGGATCGCATGGCCGAGTGCGCTCGCGAGTGGGTGGAGCAGGGTGGTACGACCTTGCTCGTCTCCCACCAGGACCCGATCCTGGCGTTGGTATGCCGTCTGCTCGAACTGCCGCTGGATACAATGCGGCGGATGGATATCTCGCCCGCGTCGCTGACCGTGTTCGAGTTCGTGGACGGGATTCCGGTGATGCTGGTGCAGAACGCGGTGGCGCCCGTGCGCCCCGTCAGGCCAGGAAGGCAGTGA
- a CDS encoding nucleotidyltransferase family protein, whose protein sequence is MQAIILAGGRGERLRPYTEDRPKPMVEVLGVPILAYQMHWLQTQGVSEVVVACGYRHEVIMDYFGDGAKWGMRIDYAVESLPLGRGGAIRSAFGRLRTPEQIVLATNGDIITNLRLEPVVAHHREGGNLATVVLTPYVSTYGLVEVTTDGRVAAFHEKPTLPYWINAGIYVLSREVIPHFPEVGDHERTTFPELAEQRRLGAYKSEAYWRSVDTVKDLSEVSRELEQRLLTAFLA, encoded by the coding sequence GTGCAGGCGATCATCCTGGCCGGCGGACGAGGGGAGCGGCTACGCCCCTACACGGAGGATCGGCCCAAGCCCATGGTCGAGGTCCTGGGCGTCCCGATCCTGGCCTACCAGATGCACTGGCTGCAGACGCAGGGCGTTTCCGAAGTCGTGGTGGCGTGTGGGTACCGGCACGAGGTAATCATGGACTACTTCGGGGACGGCGCCAAGTGGGGTATGCGGATTGACTATGCTGTTGAGAGTTTGCCTCTCGGGCGCGGCGGCGCCATCCGCAGCGCTTTCGGGAGGCTCCGCACGCCCGAGCAGATTGTGTTGGCAACGAACGGTGACATCATAACGAATCTACGGCTCGAACCGGTGGTGGCCCATCACCGCGAGGGCGGGAACCTGGCCACGGTGGTGCTCACGCCCTATGTCAGCACATACGGGCTGGTGGAAGTAACCACGGACGGACGGGTGGCCGCGTTCCACGAGAAACCCACGCTCCCCTACTGGATCAACGCCGGGATCTACGTGCTTTCCCGTGAGGTGATACCGCACTTCCCCGAGGTGGGAGACCACGAGCGGACAACGTTCCCGGAGCTGGCCGAGCAGCGGCGCCTGGGTGCCTACAAGTCCGAGGCCTACTGGAGGTCCGTGGATACGGTGAAGGACCTCTCCGAGGTCAGCCGCGAGCTCGAGCAGCGACTGCTCACTGCCTTCCTGGCCTGA
- the hisS gene encoding histidine--tRNA ligase, with product MPAFQAPRGMRDILPGEVERWQALEAEVHELAARYGFREIRTPVVEHTDVFQRTVGEATDLVEKEMYTFSDRGGRSLSLRPEGTAPVMRAFLEHGLARQPQPVKLYYIAPMFRYDRPQRGRYRQHTQFGAEIIGSPDPSADAEVLALPVRLLQQVGLSEVEVRLNSVGDAACRPRYLAALRDYFRPRVTDLCEDCRRRYEEHPLRILDCKREGCHRITRGAPPVFGYLCEACAAHFEGVRAQFDLLGIKYSIDPFIVRGLDYYTRTAVEVYSGRLGAQNAMFGGGRYDGLAEQLGGPPTPGVGFGFGLDRLLLVGEQEGLARPLDRGIEVMVVTIGPAARSEGFRLADELRQAGIRTDGDLLARSVAAQMKHADRLGARIAVVLGDDELAAGTITLREMATGEQATIVRAGMAQALRDRLRRQEPANDGQGR from the coding sequence ATGCCCGCATTCCAGGCACCGCGCGGCATGCGCGACATCCTACCCGGCGAGGTGGAGCGCTGGCAGGCTCTGGAGGCAGAGGTCCACGAACTGGCGGCCCGCTACGGGTTCCGTGAGATTCGTACGCCGGTAGTCGAGCACACGGACGTGTTTCAGCGCACGGTGGGTGAGGCCACCGATCTCGTCGAGAAGGAGATGTACACGTTCTCGGATCGCGGGGGCCGCTCGCTCAGCCTGCGCCCCGAGGGGACCGCACCGGTGATGCGCGCCTTCCTCGAGCACGGGCTCGCGCGCCAGCCGCAGCCGGTGAAGCTCTACTACATCGCGCCGATGTTTCGCTACGATCGGCCCCAGCGCGGCCGTTACAGGCAGCACACGCAGTTCGGAGCCGAGATCATCGGCAGTCCCGATCCGTCGGCCGATGCCGAGGTGCTGGCGCTGCCGGTACGCCTGCTCCAGCAGGTGGGCCTGTCGGAGGTGGAGGTCCGCCTCAACAGCGTGGGCGACGCGGCCTGCCGCCCGCGGTACCTGGCCGCGCTGCGCGACTACTTCAGGCCCCGCGTCACCGACCTGTGCGAGGACTGCCGGCGACGGTACGAGGAGCACCCGCTGCGGATACTCGACTGCAAGCGTGAGGGTTGTCATCGAATCACGCGCGGCGCTCCGCCGGTCTTCGGATACCTCTGCGAAGCGTGCGCCGCTCACTTCGAGGGTGTTCGGGCACAGTTCGACCTGCTGGGGATCAAGTACTCGATCGATCCATTCATCGTCCGGGGACTGGACTACTACACGCGCACGGCGGTGGAGGTTTACTCCGGCCGTCTGGGCGCTCAGAACGCCATGTTCGGGGGCGGACGCTACGACGGGCTTGCCGAGCAACTGGGAGGGCCGCCCACCCCCGGCGTGGGTTTCGGTTTTGGCCTGGACCGTTTGCTGCTGGTGGGCGAGCAGGAAGGGCTGGCCAGGCCCCTGGACCGAGGGATTGAGGTTATGGTTGTGACGATCGGTCCGGCCGCACGGTCGGAGGGCTTCCGTCTGGCCGACGAGCTGCGTCAGGCCGGCATCCGGACCGATGGCGATCTGCTGGCCCGCTCGGTGGCCGCCCAGATGAAGCACGCCGACCGTCTGGGCGCGCGGATCGCCGTCGTCCTGGGCGACGACGAGCTGGCCGCGGGCACGATCACGCTGCGCGAGATGGCCACCGGGGAGCAGGCTACGATCGTGCGCGCAGGCATGGCACAGGCGCTTCGGGATCGGCTGCGAAGGCAGGAACCGGCCAACGACGGGCAGGGACGGTGA
- the aspS gene encoding aspartate--tRNA ligase — translation MKGMRTHSCGELRGAHADQEVRIAGWVQRRRDLGGVVFLDLRDREGLTQVVVNPGDVDPAIAAVAAEVRAEFVVAASGRVARRPDGTANPRLATGEIEVRAGTLRILSSSATPPFAPGDEAAVDEALRLRYRYLDLRRPRMYRNLLLRHRSAMAIRESLDRLGFLEVETPMLIRSTPEGARDFLVPSRVQPGKFYALPQSPQLFKQLLMVGGIDRYFQIARCFRDEDLRADRQPEFTQIDIEMSFVDQDEILAITEEMLHNVWARVLGADIQRPFPRLSYTDAMLRFGSDKPDLRVSLEIVDLTDLAGEGGVAKFQEAASSGGVLRALRIPGHAAASRRDLDDLTAVARSAGAEGLASLALTSSGPKGPLAKHLPRGVLDAITARTEAREGDLILLVAGPAAASAAALGRLRLEAADRWGLRENGTAFRFVWVTEFPLVEFDPSQGRYAAVHHPFTAPMEEDRHLLEESPDRVRARAHDLVLNGVELGGGSIRIHEHRMQEQVFRLLGISLEQAQERFGFLLDALRFGAPPHGGIALGLDRLVMLLAGEATIREVIAFPKTASATDLMSGAPASVDPDLLREVHIAVAED, via the coding sequence ATGAAGGGGATGCGTACGCACTCCTGCGGTGAGCTGCGCGGCGCCCACGCGGACCAGGAGGTCCGTATTGCGGGATGGGTGCAGCGCCGGCGGGATCTGGGCGGGGTAGTCTTCCTTGATCTGCGGGACCGCGAAGGGTTGACGCAGGTGGTCGTCAACCCCGGCGATGTGGATCCCGCCATCGCAGCGGTCGCGGCCGAAGTGAGGGCGGAGTTTGTGGTAGCGGCGAGCGGTCGGGTGGCGCGGCGCCCGGATGGAACGGCAAACCCGCGACTGGCCACCGGAGAGATCGAGGTCCGGGCTGGGACGCTGAGGATTCTGTCTTCCTCGGCAACGCCGCCGTTTGCGCCGGGCGATGAGGCCGCGGTGGATGAGGCCCTGCGGCTGCGCTACCGGTATCTCGACCTACGCCGCCCGCGCATGTACCGTAACCTCTTGCTGCGGCACCGGAGCGCGATGGCGATCCGCGAGTCGCTCGACCGGTTGGGGTTCCTGGAGGTCGAGACGCCGATGCTGATCCGCAGCACGCCGGAAGGGGCTCGGGATTTCCTCGTGCCGAGCCGGGTGCAGCCGGGGAAGTTCTACGCGCTCCCGCAGTCCCCTCAACTGTTCAAGCAGTTGCTCATGGTGGGCGGCATAGACCGGTACTTCCAGATAGCCAGGTGTTTTCGCGACGAGGACCTGCGCGCTGACCGCCAGCCGGAGTTCACGCAGATAGACATCGAGATGAGCTTCGTGGATCAGGATGAGATTCTGGCGATAACCGAGGAGATGCTCCACAACGTCTGGGCCAGGGTGCTGGGCGCCGATATCCAGCGCCCGTTCCCCCGGCTGTCGTATACCGATGCCATGCTGCGCTTCGGATCCGACAAGCCCGATCTGCGGGTGTCGTTGGAGATCGTGGACCTGACCGACCTGGCAGGCGAGGGCGGGGTGGCCAAGTTCCAGGAGGCGGCATCTTCCGGAGGAGTGCTGCGGGCTCTGCGGATCCCTGGGCACGCCGCGGCCAGCCGTCGCGACCTGGACGACCTGACCGCCGTGGCCCGGTCTGCCGGCGCCGAGGGCCTGGCTTCACTGGCATTGACATCCTCGGGTCCCAAGGGGCCGCTGGCCAAGCACCTGCCCAGGGGCGTGCTCGATGCCATCACCGCGCGCACTGAGGCGCGGGAGGGGGATCTCATACTGCTTGTCGCCGGGCCCGCGGCCGCATCCGCGGCCGCGTTGGGACGGCTGCGGCTGGAGGCGGCCGATCGGTGGGGTCTGCGCGAGAACGGAACTGCCTTCCGGTTTGTCTGGGTGACGGAGTTCCCCCTGGTGGAGTTTGATCCTTCCCAGGGACGGTACGCCGCGGTTCACCATCCCTTCACCGCGCCGATGGAAGAGGATCGGCACCTGCTGGAGGAGTCTCCCGACCGGGTGCGCGCGAGGGCCCACGATCTCGTGCTGAACGGGGTGGAGTTGGGTGGAGGGAGCATACGCATCCATGAGCACCGGATGCAGGAGCAGGTGTTCCGGCTGCTTGGGATCTCCCTTGAGCAGGCGCAGGAGAGGTTTGGCTTCCTGTTGGACGCCCTTCGGTTTGGCGCGCCGCCCCACGGCGGGATAGCGCTGGGTCTCGACCGGCTCGTGATGCTTCTGGCCGGGGAGGCGACGATCCGCGAGGTGATCGCTTTTCCCAAGACGGCGAGCGCGACCGACCTGATGAGCGGTGCGCCGGCGTCTGTGGATCCCGATCTGCTGCGCGAGGTTCACATTGCGGTTGCCGAGGATTAG